In Nicotiana tabacum cultivar K326 chromosome 19, ASM71507v2, whole genome shotgun sequence, one DNA window encodes the following:
- the LOC107801147 gene encoding uncharacterized protein LOC107801147: protein MRISAFGMIERQRRTSWIKSTIGFFLILISITIVALTIEWNDISLHTDSLQKNKVDLFPEVSCSIKCPRTSPNKPKFSSSSESCPEYFRWIHEDLRPWKDTGITRKMVERAREVAHFRIVIVNGRVYFEKYKPTFQKRDMVTLWGVLQLLSFYPGMLPDLDFVFECGDQPVTQKSDYGKSKDSIPPPLFHYCGNDSSFDIVFPDWSFWGWPEVNIKHWDILKKDLQQSNEMIKWTEREPYAYWKGNVLLSQSRRDLLKCNASKNQDWNARIYDMQWARERRQGYKTSDLATQCTHRYKIYVEGLAWSVSQKYILACDSVALLINPHYYDFFTRSLLPTIHYWPINENDKCKSIKFAVDWGNKNAEKAQEIGKSGSKFVHEELQMKYIYDYMFHLLSEYAKLLQYRPTVPREAVEVCSDTLICSTKGIRKKSRVHSRVNYASSSKPCSMPPPWSPADLQDFLERKENLTKQVEQWEETQSV from the exons ATGCGGATTTCAGCGTTTGGAATGATTGAAAGGCAGCGCAGGACTTCTTGGATTAAAAGCACTATTGGATTCTTTCTTATTCTTATATCTATTACTATTGTAGCACTAACAATTGAATGGAACGACATT TCTCTCCATACAGATTCCTTGCAGAAGAATAAAGTTGATCTTTTCCCTGAAGTTTCTTGCTCAATAAAGTGTCCACGAACTTCACCAAACAAACCTAAATTCAGTTCATCATCCGAATCATGCCCTGAATACTTTCGATGGATTCATGAAGATTTAAGGCCATGGAAGGACACAGGGATAACGCGAAAAATGGTAGAAAGAGCTCGAGAAGTAGCCCATTTTAGAATAGTCATAGTAAATGGAAGAGTGTATTTTGAGAAGTATAAACCAACTTTCCAAAAAAGGGACATGGTCACATTGTGGGGGGTATTGCAACTTCTTAGTTTTTATCCTGGCATGCTACCGGATTTAGATTTTGTTTTCGAATGTGGCGATCAACCAGTGACACAAAAAAGTGATTATGGAAAATCAAAGGATTCAATTCCACCACCATTGTTTCATTACTGTGGAAATGACTCGAGTTTTGACATTGTTTTCCCTGATTGGTCCTTTTGGGGTTG GCCAGAAGTCAACATAAAGCATTGGGATATCTTGAAAAAAGATTTGCAGCAAAGCAATGAGATGATTAAGTGGACAGAAAGGGAGCCTTATGCTTATTGGAAAGGGAATGTATTATTAAGCCAATCAAGACGTGACCTTTTGAAGTGCAATGCCTCTAAGAATCAGGACTGGAACGCGCGAATTTATGACATG CAATGGGCTCGTGAACGAAGACAAGGCTATAAAACTTCAGATTTAGCTACACAGTGCACTCATAG ATACAAGATTTATGTTGAAGGGCTTGCATGGTCAGTGAGTCAAAAGTACATTCTAGCCTGTGATTCTGTGGCTCTTCTCATAAATCCCCACTATTATGATTTCTTCACAAGGAGTTTGCTGCCAACAATCCATTACTGGCCAATAAATGAGAATGACAAATGCAAATCCATCAAGTTTGCAGTAGACTGGGGCAATAAGAATGCAGAAAAG GCACAAGAAATTGGAAAATCAGGGAGCAAATTTGTACATGAGGAGCTACAAATGAAGTACATTTACGACTACATGTTTCATCTCTTGTCCGAATATGCCAAGCTTTTGCAGTATCGACCCACTGTGCCTAGAGAAGCAGTTGAAGTATGCTCAGACACATTGATTTGCTCGACGAAAGGAATAAGAAAGAAGTCTAGGGTACATTCCAGGGTTAATTATGCTTCATCTTCAAAACCATGTAGCATGCCCCCTCCCTGGAGCCCTGCAGATCTCCAAGATTTTCTCGAGAGAAAAGAGAATCTCACAAAGCAAGTTGAACAGTGGGAAGAAACTCAAAGTGTTTGA